A stretch of Rhododendron vialii isolate Sample 1 chromosome 4a, ASM3025357v1 DNA encodes these proteins:
- the LOC131323543 gene encoding uncharacterized protein LOC131323543 isoform X1 gives MDEVADEYFKEVSRFTFGDDRRNFMKLMKGTSQYLMPEVMVSICGYNAVKCASALLKGETGLIVDLNVPLKEGRYPLHLMAECMSYRMINLFLRHGAQADVKTKDSDTLKGGFLPLNVSLEMLGYHEYLVDWTPKDSIFKLIMLLCLPKMKIPLEVNKLLARKTKRVDDVFYYYALEGKLIEMTALLMVARKRVMAGFEGSMDIRQHLFDEMTWITHDETRLMGHGNGGKSVRGFKDKKEVIMSAFVLLEVFEKAGDRIEAYVRSVQSKMTEQEVIKDIMCLLNEAGIIVKDNDIDLSNIDWFWNLFTYFISSILISLFHFLFDLIVSLIFLMHVYFLCPAALYSETDKIKLETQELENKRRQLHDLGMPVQSLSGSFCAKKNPVTTYKNEHAQSTLRFFKPGSPLLQPGVRYYFSVLGIFDLEEKKTTTKNSIPYLLSMKTYSRFALLIKKGIRRI, from the exons ATGGACGAG GTGGCAGATGaatattttaaagaagtttCGCGTTTCACCTTTGGTGATGACCGGCGCAACTTTATGAAGCTAATGAAAGGGACATCTCAATATCTCATGCCTGAGGTTATGGTCTCTATTTGCGGTTATAACGCAGTAAAGTGTGCCAGTGCTTTGCTTAAAGGAGAGACTGGTCTAATCGTGGATCTTAATGTTCCCTTAAAAGAGGGGCGATATCCATTGCATTTGATGGCAGAATGTATGTCCTACCGTATGATCAATTTGTTTCTTCGTCATGGAGCTCAAGCTGACGTCAAGACCAAAGATAGTGACACTTTAAAGGGTGGCTTTTTGCCTCTCAACGTTTCACTCGAAATGCTGGG ATATCATGAATACCTGGTGGATTGGACTCCAAAAGATTCTATCTTCAAGTTAATTATGTTACTTTGCTTGCCAAAAATG AAAATACCACTTGAAGTTAATAAGTTGCTTGCACGGAAGACAAAGCGGGTTGATGACGTATTTTACTATTATGCCTTGGAGGGAAAACTGATTGAGATGACAGCTCTGCTGATGGTGGCCAGGAAAAGGGTAATGGCTGGTTTTGAAGGAAGCATGGATATCCGCCAACACCTATTTGATGAGATGACATGGATAACTCATGATGAGACCAGATTAATGGGACATGGTAACGGTGGTAAGTCAGTTCGTGGTTTTAAGGATAAGAAGGAGGTGATAATGTCTGCATTTGTGTTGCTCGAAGTATTTGAGAAAGCTGGTGATCGTATTGAAGCATATGTGCGGTCTGTACAAAGTAAA ATGACTGAACAAGAGGTGATCAAGGACATTATGTGTCTACTCAATGAAGCGGGGATTATTGTGAAGGACAATGACATTGATTTGAGCAACATAGACTGGTTTTGGAACCTATTCACTTATTTCATCTCCTCAATTTTAATTTCACTATTTCAtttcttatttgatttgattgtgaGCTTGATTTTTCTAATGCATGTGTATTTTCTGTGCCCTGCTGCTCTTTATAGTGAAACTGACAAAATCAAGCTGGAAACACAAGAACTAG aaaataaaaggcGTCAATTACATGATCTTGGCATGCCGGTCCAATCACTATCAGGCAGTTTCTGTGCCAAAAAG AATCCAGTTACTACCTACAAGAATGAGCACGCACAGTCAACATTGAGATTCTTCAAACCTGGGTCCCCACTTTTACAGCCCGGCGTGCGGTATTATTTTTCAGTGCTCGGCATTTTTGACCTTGAGGAGAAGAAGACCACAACAAAAAATTCCATCCCTTATCTTCTATCAATGAAGACATATTCACGGTTTGCATTATTGATCAAGAAAGGGATAAGGCGCATTTGA
- the LOC131323541 gene encoding receptor-like serine/threonine-protein kinase SD1-8 isoform X1, translating into MTNFGRPVCFLFFSFSVFANALRDTILQGQSVTTPTTITSSGNVFELGFITPGQGDSTTSSHLSIWYKRVSLRTVVWVANRDNPLTGSSKVLTIEADGNLAILDGRLSYKVSNISSSGNTSATLLDSGNLVLIDRRSGNLLWQSFDYPSNTFLPGMKLGYDKRNGKTWSLSAWKSYEDPGPGVFSFAHGPQGLKDFRILKGFETYWTSGSWNGQFFSLVPEMTLNYLYNFSYVSNDSESYFTYSMYNSSIISRLVLDTSGQIKQLTWLESTGEWILFWAQPRQQCDVYAYCGAFATCNQIIPLFCNCINGFEPNSVGDWNAGDMSGGCVRKAPLQCGNDSAVNGRKDQFLRISKVQLPANSIVLSQVKSVGDCKSACFSNCSCSAYTYSVRDGGCSIWGNELLNMVQLNDFGTERRDFYLRLAASEFPSKGKGKWIIIAPAVLLMLLATVGFFYCLRRRKLQNKAGEDLVLFDLGTSIGAAGCKLNEAGNCHTGKKKEVDLPLFSFASVSVATDNFCDANKLGEGGFGPVYKGKLQKGDEVAVKRLSRKSRQGLEELQNEALLIAKLQHKNLVRLLGCCIAKDEKILIYEYMPNKSLDFFLFDPIKYGILDWESRVNIIEGIAQGLLYLHQYSRLRIIHRDLKASNILLDKDMNPKISDFGMARIFGGNGSQATNRIVGTYGYMAPEYASDGLFSIKSDVFSFGVLLLEILSGKKNTGFYNTNSLNLLGYAWDLWKSGRGEHIKDPILQDISSTNMLLRYINIALLCVQESAADRPTMSDVVSMLSNELMLLASPKQPAFSTSRSVPDRNSSKPFEICSINDVTVSILEAR; encoded by the exons ATGACAAATTTCGGTCGTCCTGTttgcttcttgttcttttcgtttTCGGTATTTGCCAATGCCTTGAGAGATACAATCTTACAAGGACAGTCAGTCACAACCCCAACCACCATCACATCTTCTGGAAATGTATTTGAGTTGGGATTCATTACTCCTGGGCAAGGGGACTCCACAACAAGCAGTCATCTGAGTATTTGGTACAAAAGAGTTTCATTGCGAACTGTTGTTTGGGTAGCCAACAGGGATAACCCTCTCACAGGTTCCTCCAAGGTTCTCACCATAGAGGCGGATGGAAACCTGGCGATACTGGATGGAAGACTTTCTTACAAGGTGTCTAACATATCATCAAGTGGAAACACTAGTGCTACCCTTTTGGATTCAGGAAATCTGGTTTTGATTGATAGGAGATCCGGCAATTTACTATGGCAGAGCTTTGACTACCCTTCAAATACTTTCTTGCCCGGAATGAAGCTTGGTTATGATAAGAGAAATGGAAAAACTTGGTCTTTGTCAGCATGGAAAAGCTATGAAGACCCAGGCCCTGGAGTTTTCTCTTTTGCACATGGTCCTCAAGGGCTTAAGGATTTTCGGATCCTGAAAGGGTTTGAAACGTATTGGACTAGTGGGTCATGGAACGGACAATTTTTTTCTCTGGTTCCTGAAATGACCTTAAACTATTTGTACAACTTCTCCTATGTTTCCAATGACAGTGAGAGCTATTTCACTTACTCTATGTACAATTCCTCGATAATTAGTAGATTGGTGTTGGATACATCAGGGCAAATAAAGCAGCTTACATGGCTTGAAAGCACAGGTGAATGGATCCTATTTTGGGCTCAGCCGAGGCAGCAGTGTGACGTTTACGCCTACTGCGGGGCTTTTGCAACCTGCAATCAAATCATTCCACTGTTTTGCAACTGTATTAACGGTTTTGAACCCAATTCTGTAGGAGATTGGAATGCAGGTGACATGTCTGGAGGGTGTGTGAGGAAAGCGCCTTTGCAGTGTGGCAATGATAGTGCAGTTAATGGGCGGAAAGACCAGTTCCTTCGCATATCTAAAGTACAATTGCCTGCCAATTCAATAGTACTCTCACAAGTTAAAAGTGTTGGAGACTGTAAATCGGCTTGCTTTAGTAACTGCTCATGCTCTGCCTATACTTATAGTGTCAGAGATGGTGGGTGTTCCATATGGGGTAACGAGCTCTTGAACATGGTACAGCTGAACGATTTTGGCACTGAGAGAAGAGATTTCTATCTAAGACTTGCTGCTTCTGAGTTTCCTAGCAAGGGCAAGGGTAAATGGATTATTATAGCCCCTGCAGTTCTCCTGATGCTGCTGGCTACCGTTGGCTTCTTTTATTGCTTGAGGAGGCGAAAGTTACAAAACAAAG CAGGGGAGGATTTGGTGTTATTTGATCTTGGCACAAGCATTGGAGCTGCCGGTTGTAAACTGAATGAAGCTGGCAATTGTCATACCGgtaaaaagaaagaagttgATTTGCCATTGTTCAGTTTCGCAAGTGTATCAGTTGCCACTGATAACTTCTGTGATGCAAATAAGCTCGGAGAGGGTGGTTTTGGACCTGTTTACAAG GGGAAGCTACAAAAGGGGGATGAAGTGGCTGTGAAAAGGCTTTCAAGAAAGTCTCGACAAGGATTGGAGGAATTACAAAATGAGGCATTGCTCATAGCAAAActtcaacacaaaaatcttgtGAGACTATTGGGCTGCTGCATTGCtaaagatgaaaagattttgatCTATGAATACATGCCCAATAAAAGCTTggatttcttcctttttg ATCCAATCAAATATGGGATACTTGACTGGGAGTCACGTGTTAACATTATTGAAGGAATTGCTCAAGGGCTTCTCTATCTTCATCAGTATTCCAGGTTACGAATTATCCACAGAGATTTGAAAGCTAGCAATATTCTCTTGGATAAAGATATGAACCCGAAAATATCTGATTTTGGGATGGCAAGGATTTTTGGGGGAAATGGATCACAAGCGACAAATCGAATTGTCGGCACTTA CGGCTATATGGCACCGGAATACGCCTCGGATGGTctcttctcaatcaaatcggATGTCTTTAGCTTTGGAGTCTTGTTGCTAGAGATTTTGAGtggcaaaaaaaatacaggCTTTTATAATACTAACTCCCTCAATCTTCTTGGATAT GCATGGGACTTGTGGAAGAGCGGCAGGGGAGAGCACATAAAGGATCCAATATTGCAAGATATATCTTCTACAAATATGCTGCTGAGATACATAAATATAGCATTGCTTTGCGTCCAAGAAAGTGCTGCTGATAGGCCTACCATGTCGGATGTCGTATCGATGCTTAGCAATGAACTTATGCTTCTAGCCTCTCCTAAACAACCTGCGTTTTCAACTAGTAGAAGCGTGCCAGATCGAAATTCAAGCAAACCATTCGAAATTTGTTCAATAAATGATGTGACAGTCTCAATTTTGGAAGCTCGATAA
- the LOC131323543 gene encoding uncharacterized protein LOC131323543 isoform X3, whose amino-acid sequence MDEVADEYFKEVSRFTFGDDRRNFMKLMKGTSQYLMPEVMVSICGYNAVKCASALLKGETGLIVDLNVPLKEGRYPLHLMAECMSYRMINLFLRHGAQADVKTKDSDTLKGGFLPLNVSLEMLGYHEYLVDWTPKDSIFKLIMLLCLPKMKIPLEVNKLLARKTKRVDDVFYYYALEGKLIEMTALLMVARKRVMAGFEGSMDIRQHLFDEMTWITHDETRLMGHGNGGKSVRGFKDKKEVIMSAFVLLEVFEKAGDRIEAYVRSVQSKMTEQEVIKDIMCLLNEAGIIVKDNDIDLSNIDWFWNLFTYFISSILISLFHFLFDLIVSLIFLMHVYFLCPAALYSETDKIKLETQELENKRRQLHDLGMPVQSLSESSYYLQE is encoded by the exons ATGGACGAG GTGGCAGATGaatattttaaagaagtttCGCGTTTCACCTTTGGTGATGACCGGCGCAACTTTATGAAGCTAATGAAAGGGACATCTCAATATCTCATGCCTGAGGTTATGGTCTCTATTTGCGGTTATAACGCAGTAAAGTGTGCCAGTGCTTTGCTTAAAGGAGAGACTGGTCTAATCGTGGATCTTAATGTTCCCTTAAAAGAGGGGCGATATCCATTGCATTTGATGGCAGAATGTATGTCCTACCGTATGATCAATTTGTTTCTTCGTCATGGAGCTCAAGCTGACGTCAAGACCAAAGATAGTGACACTTTAAAGGGTGGCTTTTTGCCTCTCAACGTTTCACTCGAAATGCTGGG ATATCATGAATACCTGGTGGATTGGACTCCAAAAGATTCTATCTTCAAGTTAATTATGTTACTTTGCTTGCCAAAAATG AAAATACCACTTGAAGTTAATAAGTTGCTTGCACGGAAGACAAAGCGGGTTGATGACGTATTTTACTATTATGCCTTGGAGGGAAAACTGATTGAGATGACAGCTCTGCTGATGGTGGCCAGGAAAAGGGTAATGGCTGGTTTTGAAGGAAGCATGGATATCCGCCAACACCTATTTGATGAGATGACATGGATAACTCATGATGAGACCAGATTAATGGGACATGGTAACGGTGGTAAGTCAGTTCGTGGTTTTAAGGATAAGAAGGAGGTGATAATGTCTGCATTTGTGTTGCTCGAAGTATTTGAGAAAGCTGGTGATCGTATTGAAGCATATGTGCGGTCTGTACAAAGTAAA ATGACTGAACAAGAGGTGATCAAGGACATTATGTGTCTACTCAATGAAGCGGGGATTATTGTGAAGGACAATGACATTGATTTGAGCAACATAGACTGGTTTTGGAACCTATTCACTTATTTCATCTCCTCAATTTTAATTTCACTATTTCAtttcttatttgatttgattgtgaGCTTGATTTTTCTAATGCATGTGTATTTTCTGTGCCCTGCTGCTCTTTATAGTGAAACTGACAAAATCAAGCTGGAAACACAAGAACTAG aaaataaaaggcGTCAATTACATGATCTTGGCATGCCGGTCCAATCACTATCAG AATCCAGTTACTACCTACAAGAATGA
- the LOC131323541 gene encoding receptor-like serine/threonine-protein kinase SD1-8 isoform X2, producing MTNFGRPVCFLFFSFSVFANALRDTILQGQSVTTPTTITSSGNVFELGFITPGQGDSTTSSHLSIWYKRVSLRTVVWVANRDNPLTGSSKVLTIEADGNLAILDGRLSYKVSNISSSGNTSATLLDSGNLVLIDRRSGNLLWQSFDYPSNTFLPGMKLGYDKRNGKTWSLSAWKSYEDPGPGVFSFAHGPQGLKDFRILKGFETYWTSGSWNGQFFSLVPEMTLNYLYNFSYVSNDSESYFTYSMYNSSIISRLVLDTSGQIKQLTWLESTGEWILFWAQPRQQCDVYAYCGAFATCNQIIPLFCNCINGFEPNSVGDWNAGDMSGGCVRKAPLQCGNDSAVNGRKDQFLRISKVQLPANSIVLSQVKSVGDCKSACFSNCSCSAYTYSVRDGGCSIWGNELLNMVQLNDFGTERRDFYLRLAASEFPSKGKGKWIIIAPAVLLMLLATVGFFYCLRRRKLQNKGEDLVLFDLGTSIGAAGCKLNEAGNCHTGKKKEVDLPLFSFASVSVATDNFCDANKLGEGGFGPVYKGKLQKGDEVAVKRLSRKSRQGLEELQNEALLIAKLQHKNLVRLLGCCIAKDEKILIYEYMPNKSLDFFLFDPIKYGILDWESRVNIIEGIAQGLLYLHQYSRLRIIHRDLKASNILLDKDMNPKISDFGMARIFGGNGSQATNRIVGTYGYMAPEYASDGLFSIKSDVFSFGVLLLEILSGKKNTGFYNTNSLNLLGYAWDLWKSGRGEHIKDPILQDISSTNMLLRYINIALLCVQESAADRPTMSDVVSMLSNELMLLASPKQPAFSTSRSVPDRNSSKPFEICSINDVTVSILEAR from the exons ATGACAAATTTCGGTCGTCCTGTttgcttcttgttcttttcgtttTCGGTATTTGCCAATGCCTTGAGAGATACAATCTTACAAGGACAGTCAGTCACAACCCCAACCACCATCACATCTTCTGGAAATGTATTTGAGTTGGGATTCATTACTCCTGGGCAAGGGGACTCCACAACAAGCAGTCATCTGAGTATTTGGTACAAAAGAGTTTCATTGCGAACTGTTGTTTGGGTAGCCAACAGGGATAACCCTCTCACAGGTTCCTCCAAGGTTCTCACCATAGAGGCGGATGGAAACCTGGCGATACTGGATGGAAGACTTTCTTACAAGGTGTCTAACATATCATCAAGTGGAAACACTAGTGCTACCCTTTTGGATTCAGGAAATCTGGTTTTGATTGATAGGAGATCCGGCAATTTACTATGGCAGAGCTTTGACTACCCTTCAAATACTTTCTTGCCCGGAATGAAGCTTGGTTATGATAAGAGAAATGGAAAAACTTGGTCTTTGTCAGCATGGAAAAGCTATGAAGACCCAGGCCCTGGAGTTTTCTCTTTTGCACATGGTCCTCAAGGGCTTAAGGATTTTCGGATCCTGAAAGGGTTTGAAACGTATTGGACTAGTGGGTCATGGAACGGACAATTTTTTTCTCTGGTTCCTGAAATGACCTTAAACTATTTGTACAACTTCTCCTATGTTTCCAATGACAGTGAGAGCTATTTCACTTACTCTATGTACAATTCCTCGATAATTAGTAGATTGGTGTTGGATACATCAGGGCAAATAAAGCAGCTTACATGGCTTGAAAGCACAGGTGAATGGATCCTATTTTGGGCTCAGCCGAGGCAGCAGTGTGACGTTTACGCCTACTGCGGGGCTTTTGCAACCTGCAATCAAATCATTCCACTGTTTTGCAACTGTATTAACGGTTTTGAACCCAATTCTGTAGGAGATTGGAATGCAGGTGACATGTCTGGAGGGTGTGTGAGGAAAGCGCCTTTGCAGTGTGGCAATGATAGTGCAGTTAATGGGCGGAAAGACCAGTTCCTTCGCATATCTAAAGTACAATTGCCTGCCAATTCAATAGTACTCTCACAAGTTAAAAGTGTTGGAGACTGTAAATCGGCTTGCTTTAGTAACTGCTCATGCTCTGCCTATACTTATAGTGTCAGAGATGGTGGGTGTTCCATATGGGGTAACGAGCTCTTGAACATGGTACAGCTGAACGATTTTGGCACTGAGAGAAGAGATTTCTATCTAAGACTTGCTGCTTCTGAGTTTCCTAGCAAGGGCAAGGGTAAATGGATTATTATAGCCCCTGCAGTTCTCCTGATGCTGCTGGCTACCGTTGGCTTCTTTTATTGCTTGAGGAGGCGAAAGTTACAAAACAAAG GGGAGGATTTGGTGTTATTTGATCTTGGCACAAGCATTGGAGCTGCCGGTTGTAAACTGAATGAAGCTGGCAATTGTCATACCGgtaaaaagaaagaagttgATTTGCCATTGTTCAGTTTCGCAAGTGTATCAGTTGCCACTGATAACTTCTGTGATGCAAATAAGCTCGGAGAGGGTGGTTTTGGACCTGTTTACAAG GGGAAGCTACAAAAGGGGGATGAAGTGGCTGTGAAAAGGCTTTCAAGAAAGTCTCGACAAGGATTGGAGGAATTACAAAATGAGGCATTGCTCATAGCAAAActtcaacacaaaaatcttgtGAGACTATTGGGCTGCTGCATTGCtaaagatgaaaagattttgatCTATGAATACATGCCCAATAAAAGCTTggatttcttcctttttg ATCCAATCAAATATGGGATACTTGACTGGGAGTCACGTGTTAACATTATTGAAGGAATTGCTCAAGGGCTTCTCTATCTTCATCAGTATTCCAGGTTACGAATTATCCACAGAGATTTGAAAGCTAGCAATATTCTCTTGGATAAAGATATGAACCCGAAAATATCTGATTTTGGGATGGCAAGGATTTTTGGGGGAAATGGATCACAAGCGACAAATCGAATTGTCGGCACTTA CGGCTATATGGCACCGGAATACGCCTCGGATGGTctcttctcaatcaaatcggATGTCTTTAGCTTTGGAGTCTTGTTGCTAGAGATTTTGAGtggcaaaaaaaatacaggCTTTTATAATACTAACTCCCTCAATCTTCTTGGATAT GCATGGGACTTGTGGAAGAGCGGCAGGGGAGAGCACATAAAGGATCCAATATTGCAAGATATATCTTCTACAAATATGCTGCTGAGATACATAAATATAGCATTGCTTTGCGTCCAAGAAAGTGCTGCTGATAGGCCTACCATGTCGGATGTCGTATCGATGCTTAGCAATGAACTTATGCTTCTAGCCTCTCCTAAACAACCTGCGTTTTCAACTAGTAGAAGCGTGCCAGATCGAAATTCAAGCAAACCATTCGAAATTTGTTCAATAAATGATGTGACAGTCTCAATTTTGGAAGCTCGATAA
- the LOC131323543 gene encoding uncharacterized protein LOC131323543 isoform X2, translating to MDEVADEYFKEVSRFTFGDDRRNFMKLMKGTSQYLMPEVMVSICGYNAVKCASALLKGETGLIVDLNVPLKEGRYPLHLMAECMSYRMINLFLRHGAQADVKTKDSDTLKGGFLPLNVSLEMLGYHEYLVDWTPKDSIFKLIMLLCLPKMKIPLEVNKLLARKTKRVDDVFYYYALEGKLIEMTALLMVARKRVMAGFEGSMDIRQHLFDEMTWITHDETRLMGHGNGGKSVRGFKDKKEVIMSAFVLLEVFEKAGDRIEAYVRSVQSKMTEQEVIKDIMCLLNEAGIIVKDNDIDLSNIDCETDKIKLETQELENKRRQLHDLGMPVQSLSGSFCAKKNPVTTYKNEHAQSTLRFFKPGSPLLQPGVRYYFSVLGIFDLEEKKTTTKNSIPYLLSMKTYSRFALLIKKGIRRI from the exons ATGGACGAG GTGGCAGATGaatattttaaagaagtttCGCGTTTCACCTTTGGTGATGACCGGCGCAACTTTATGAAGCTAATGAAAGGGACATCTCAATATCTCATGCCTGAGGTTATGGTCTCTATTTGCGGTTATAACGCAGTAAAGTGTGCCAGTGCTTTGCTTAAAGGAGAGACTGGTCTAATCGTGGATCTTAATGTTCCCTTAAAAGAGGGGCGATATCCATTGCATTTGATGGCAGAATGTATGTCCTACCGTATGATCAATTTGTTTCTTCGTCATGGAGCTCAAGCTGACGTCAAGACCAAAGATAGTGACACTTTAAAGGGTGGCTTTTTGCCTCTCAACGTTTCACTCGAAATGCTGGG ATATCATGAATACCTGGTGGATTGGACTCCAAAAGATTCTATCTTCAAGTTAATTATGTTACTTTGCTTGCCAAAAATG AAAATACCACTTGAAGTTAATAAGTTGCTTGCACGGAAGACAAAGCGGGTTGATGACGTATTTTACTATTATGCCTTGGAGGGAAAACTGATTGAGATGACAGCTCTGCTGATGGTGGCCAGGAAAAGGGTAATGGCTGGTTTTGAAGGAAGCATGGATATCCGCCAACACCTATTTGATGAGATGACATGGATAACTCATGATGAGACCAGATTAATGGGACATGGTAACGGTGGTAAGTCAGTTCGTGGTTTTAAGGATAAGAAGGAGGTGATAATGTCTGCATTTGTGTTGCTCGAAGTATTTGAGAAAGCTGGTGATCGTATTGAAGCATATGTGCGGTCTGTACAAAGTAAA ATGACTGAACAAGAGGTGATCAAGGACATTATGTGTCTACTCAATGAAGCGGGGATTATTGTGAAGGACAATGACATTGATTTGAGCAACATAGACTG TGAAACTGACAAAATCAAGCTGGAAACACAAGAACTAG aaaataaaaggcGTCAATTACATGATCTTGGCATGCCGGTCCAATCACTATCAGGCAGTTTCTGTGCCAAAAAG AATCCAGTTACTACCTACAAGAATGAGCACGCACAGTCAACATTGAGATTCTTCAAACCTGGGTCCCCACTTTTACAGCCCGGCGTGCGGTATTATTTTTCAGTGCTCGGCATTTTTGACCTTGAGGAGAAGAAGACCACAACAAAAAATTCCATCCCTTATCTTCTATCAATGAAGACATATTCACGGTTTGCATTATTGATCAAGAAAGGGATAAGGCGCATTTGA
- the LOC131323543 gene encoding uncharacterized protein LOC131323543 isoform X4, whose amino-acid sequence MDEVADEYFKEVSRFTFGDDRRNFMKLMKGTSQYLMPEVMVSICGYNAVKCASALLKGETGLIVDLNVPLKEGRYPLHLMAECMSYRMINLFLRHGAQADVKTKDSDTLKGGFLPLNVSLEMLGYHEYLVDWTPKDSIFKLIMLLCLPKMKIPLEVNKLLARKTKRVDDVFYYYALEGKLIEMTALLMVARKRVMAGFEGSMDIRQHLFDEMTWITHDETRLMGHGNGGKSVRGFKDKKEVIMSAFVLLEVFEKAGDRIEAYVRSVQSKMTEQEVIKDIMCLLNEAGIIVKDNDIDLSNIDCETDKIKLETQELENKRRQLHDLGMPVQSLSESSYYLQE is encoded by the exons ATGGACGAG GTGGCAGATGaatattttaaagaagtttCGCGTTTCACCTTTGGTGATGACCGGCGCAACTTTATGAAGCTAATGAAAGGGACATCTCAATATCTCATGCCTGAGGTTATGGTCTCTATTTGCGGTTATAACGCAGTAAAGTGTGCCAGTGCTTTGCTTAAAGGAGAGACTGGTCTAATCGTGGATCTTAATGTTCCCTTAAAAGAGGGGCGATATCCATTGCATTTGATGGCAGAATGTATGTCCTACCGTATGATCAATTTGTTTCTTCGTCATGGAGCTCAAGCTGACGTCAAGACCAAAGATAGTGACACTTTAAAGGGTGGCTTTTTGCCTCTCAACGTTTCACTCGAAATGCTGGG ATATCATGAATACCTGGTGGATTGGACTCCAAAAGATTCTATCTTCAAGTTAATTATGTTACTTTGCTTGCCAAAAATG AAAATACCACTTGAAGTTAATAAGTTGCTTGCACGGAAGACAAAGCGGGTTGATGACGTATTTTACTATTATGCCTTGGAGGGAAAACTGATTGAGATGACAGCTCTGCTGATGGTGGCCAGGAAAAGGGTAATGGCTGGTTTTGAAGGAAGCATGGATATCCGCCAACACCTATTTGATGAGATGACATGGATAACTCATGATGAGACCAGATTAATGGGACATGGTAACGGTGGTAAGTCAGTTCGTGGTTTTAAGGATAAGAAGGAGGTGATAATGTCTGCATTTGTGTTGCTCGAAGTATTTGAGAAAGCTGGTGATCGTATTGAAGCATATGTGCGGTCTGTACAAAGTAAA ATGACTGAACAAGAGGTGATCAAGGACATTATGTGTCTACTCAATGAAGCGGGGATTATTGTGAAGGACAATGACATTGATTTGAGCAACATAGACTG TGAAACTGACAAAATCAAGCTGGAAACACAAGAACTAG aaaataaaaggcGTCAATTACATGATCTTGGCATGCCGGTCCAATCACTATCAG AATCCAGTTACTACCTACAAGAATGA